Proteins encoded within one genomic window of Candidatus Poribacteria bacterium:
- a CDS encoding toxin-antitoxin system HicB family antitoxin, translating into MKTLTYRGYTAEIIYSDEDYLFVGHVVNIGDDIVSFHGNTDAELQEAFENVLDHYLEFREKRENPPQKQNAGSFWARLRQALHL; encoded by the coding sequence ATGAAAACACTGACATATAGGGGCTATACCGCCGAAATTATCTATAGTGACGAAGATTATCTCTTCGTTGGTCATGTTGTCAATATTGGTGATGACATCGTCTCTTTCCACGGGAACACTGACGCGGAACTACAAGAGGCATTTGAAAATGTGTTAGATCACTACCTTGAATTCCGAGAGAAGCGCGAAAACCCACCGCAAAAGCAGAACGCAGGGAGTTTCTGGGCGCGTTTACGTCAAGCACTTCATCTGTAA
- a CDS encoding toxin-antitoxin system HicB family antitoxin, with the protein MKTMTHRGYTAEIIYSDEDECFVGHVVNIDDIVGFHGDTDEELRVAFEDVVDLYIKVENQPENPPQKHFAWRFLSRLRQAFHL; encoded by the coding sequence ATGAAAACAATGACACATAGAGGCTATACTGCAGAAATTATCTATAGTGATGAAGATGAATGTTTTGTTGGCCATGTTGTTAATATTGATGATATCGTTGGTTTTCACGGAGATACCGACGAAGAACTACGTGTCGCCTTTGAAGACGTAGTAGATCTCTACATCAAAGTCGAAAATCAACCGGAGAACCCTCCACAGAAGCACTTCGCGTGGCGGTTTCTGTCGCGTCTACGCCAAGCATTCCATCTATAG
- a CDS encoding type II toxin-antitoxin system HicA family toxin — MNIRLNKKHRRTLEAIFSKEVPATLQWRRIEALFKALGALKDEKSGSSVTFELNRKTTTLHRPHPRKEINRYQVRDIRDFLKRAGITL; from the coding sequence ATGAATATCCGTCTCAACAAAAAGCACCGAAGGACATTGGAAGCCATCTTCAGTAAGGAAGTTCCGGCAACGCTGCAATGGCGGCGGATTGAAGCCCTTTTCAAAGCACTCGGGGCACTAAAAGACGAGAAAAGCGGTTCCTCCGTAACTTTTGAATTAAATAGGAAAACGACTACGCTTCACCGACCTCATCCGCGAAAAGAGATAAATCGATATCAAGTGCGCGACATACGCGATTTTTTAAAACGGGCAGGAATAACACTATGA
- a CDS encoding DUF4433 domain-containing protein, with translation MRDRDKIQQTQDAILRLKCSDSLTLQEWAERMKIMYGSSPGTPPFDGNFIDIVEQAFIALHSQGHAHQIVKDRSGNKSSKWQVILNSNRIFQIQQICNEREITTLCHFTRIENLKSILQRGLEGRRILEESEIQFLWNDCHRYDRCPEANCLSISFPNYQMFYKLRQEKQKIEGVNDSQWIVLLLDAKVLWELECAFCQLNAADIAVTSIPLEDRKRPEALKGMFADFYHIKHQDLSIPKNYPTHPQAEVLVFNRIPVQYIKAICFGNVDAKNRWLHNSTETDNELSEYRFYTERHYFNARRDYARW, from the coding sequence ATGCGAGACAGAGATAAGATTCAGCAGACTCAGGACGCAATCCTCAGGTTGAAGTGTTCTGATTCCCTGACTCTACAAGAGTGGGCAGAACGTATGAAAATCATGTATGGATCATCCCCTGGAACCCCTCCTTTTGATGGTAATTTCATAGATATTGTTGAACAGGCTTTCATCGCTCTACATTCCCAAGGGCATGCCCATCAAATTGTAAAAGATCGGTCTGGAAATAAATCCAGCAAATGGCAGGTAATTTTGAACAGTAATCGCATATTCCAAATACAGCAGATTTGCAACGAGCGAGAAATAACAACACTTTGCCATTTTACCCGCATCGAGAACCTAAAGAGTATTCTACAACGCGGCTTGGAAGGACGACGTATTTTGGAAGAGAGCGAAATACAATTTCTGTGGAATGACTGTCATAGGTATGATAGGTGTCCAGAAGCGAACTGCTTGAGCATCAGTTTCCCAAACTATCAAATGTTCTATAAGCTTAGACAGGAGAAACAGAAAATTGAAGGGGTTAATGACTCCCAATGGATTGTTCTACTTCTTGATGCAAAAGTGCTATGGGAACTGGAGTGCGCGTTTTGCCAACTAAATGCTGCAGACATTGCTGTTACCAGCATTCCATTGGAAGATAGGAAAAGACCTGAGGCATTGAAAGGTATGTTTGCAGATTTTTACCACATCAAACATCAAGATTTATCAATACCCAAGAATTACCCAACACATCCACAAGCAGAAGTTCTTGTCTTCAACAGAATTCCAGTGCAATATATCAAAGCAATCTGCTTTGGGAATGTAGATGCTAAGAATCGATGGCTGCATAACAGCACCGAAACCGACAATGAACTTTCTGAATATAGATTTTACACCGAGAGGCATTACTTTAACGCCAGACGTGATTATGCAAGATGGTGA
- a CDS encoding type II toxin-antitoxin system HicA family toxin, protein MNKKHQKTLEAIFSTQVPATLQWRRIEALFMALGATKEEGRGSSVNFKLEGRTATFHRPHNRKEVNRYQVRDARDFLKEVGITP, encoded by the coding sequence ATAAATAAAAAGCACCAAAAGACATTAGAGGCTATTTTTAGCACGCAAGTTCCGGCGACATTGCAATGGAGACGGATTGAAGCTCTTTTTATGGCACTGGGTGCCACAAAAGAAGAAGGCAGAGGATCATCTGTGAACTTTAAATTGGAAGGGAGAACTGCCACCTTCCACCGACCTCATAACCGAAAAGAGGTAAACCGATATCAAGTACGCGATGCGCGAGATTTCTTAAAAGAGGTAGGAATAACACCATGA